The window ggacaggcagagtggacagtgagaggcgagagagagacagagagaaaggtcttccttttgccgttagttcaccctccaatggccgccgcggccagcgtgctgcggccggcgccctgcgctgatccgatggtaggagccaggtacttatcctggtctcccatggggtgcagggcccaagcacttgggccatcctccactgcactccctggccacagcagagagctggcctggaagaggggccaccgggacagaatctggcgccccaaccgggactagaacccagtgtgctggcgccgcaaggtggaggattagcctagtgagctgcggcgccggcttaataaataaaatcttaaaaaaaagtttgaaaccgATACACACTTTTCTCATCTAATACAGACTACATTATTCCATTGGAAACTGAGTGTCTGAGACAAAGCATCCTCTAAGTGTAGAAGATTCATcagggattggaagcagaaaatgaatgcaaaatatTTCACTAATGTTTATCATCATTTCATGTTCAAATGATATATATTGTATCTAGtaattaaagattaattaatttcacctctttctttctttctttctttctttctttctttctttcttttttttaagatttgatttgtttatttgaaaggcagagtgacagagagggtgggcagcaccagggctggagccaggagctaggagccagggactccatctggccTGCAGGgaaccaggtccttgggccatcttctactgctttcctaggctcattagcagacagcagggttggaagtggagcacctgggacttgaactagaacctggatatgggatgctggtgttgtaggctaCTTTTGTCACAACACCATTACTCCCCCACCTGgcctgttttcttttaaaaataattttatttgaaagggagggggaggctggggagagagagagagagagagagagagagagaaattgatcgagctcccatctgctggttcactctccgaatgcccacaacaaccagagctgagaattagattcaggtctcccacgtgggggcagaaACCCAGCTACCTGAACCCTGgtggctgcctcccaaggtgagcagtagcaggaagctggagtgggaactggagctgggactgggagccGGGCACCCTGCTCCGTGGCGCGGGCGTCTCCCCGCCGTCCTCACTGCCACGCCCAGTGCTCCTGGTCTTCAGCCCCCTTTCACCGTGACTACTTCCCTGGCCCTTTGCAAGTACACGTGCAGCTTGCACTCGGAGTCCCTCGAGAGCCGCTCTAGAACATGACTGGCCAAAGGCGTTGGCTGCAGGCTCCTTCCCAAGGACGTCTTTTCCAAGGACTGGGAGTTGCCCACACCTGGTCCTGTGTTTAGAGGAGGGGCGCGCACGGCCAGCCTGGGGAGCGGACGCAGCCACTCTGAGATCCGCTGATCCTCCCTGTCTCAGGAGTGGGGGTTGTTTGGGAAGGCCCCTGCTCGTTTCGCTCTAGGTCATTACCTGGCGCCTGGCACCCGGCAGAAGACTCTGGGGGCGCCGAGACGCAGGCTGGCTGGTACCAGGTGCTGAGTTAGGCCCGTATCGGCATCTCTCCCTTCGGGCTGCGGCTACCATGATCAGGGATGCTCTGGGCACATCAGGCACACAGCATCTGTCTACTTCACCGGCTCGCTTTCAAGGTCACGCCTTAGGGAGAGCCGGCAGCCAGCCGATGTCCTCTTATCTGCTCGGGCTGCAGGCTGGATAAGGACAGGCAGCTGCAAGCTCAGAGCTCCAAGGGGAGGGCTGAGAGTCTGCAGATTCCAACTCCCCAGCACACAGCTCCCAGCTGAGCATGGCTCTGAGCAGCCCTGAGCCTGTCCCTTCCCCACGCAGCTCCCGGCTTCCTGTTTATCCCGTGCAGCCCTGTGGCCTTCAGTTCAATGCCCTCTTGGCTGGAGCACACCAGAGCTGGATTCTGCTACCTGCCATGGGGGGCCCTTGTGAGGCATGACCAGCAGGGAGCAGACGCGACTGCCCAGAATTAGAAAGACTTGGAGCTCTGGTCTGAGTCGTGCCATCAACCCACCTGCCTCCCTTTGGAGGCATTGAGCTGACGCTGCAAGAGGGACACTGGCTAGCAGTTTgggtgctttttaaaagattttatttatttacttatttgagagggagagttacagacagagggagggagagacagaaagagagagaagtcttccaaccactggttcactccccaaatgggtgcaatgactggagctgggccagtctgaaaccaggagcttcttccgggtctcccacgtgggtgcaggggcccaaggacctgggccatcttctgctttcccaggccatagcagagagctggatcagaagtgcagcagccaggactcgaaccagcgcccatatgggatggcagcactgcaggcggaagcttagtctactatgccacagtgccggccccaaggtgctttatttttaaaaggttattcaCTTCAacgacagagagagcaagagtgagagaatgaTTGAGAGGGAGCTCCTATCtgccggttcaccccccaatgcctgccacaatcagggctgggccagcctgcagccaggagccaggaattcaatccaggtctcccacccgggtggcaGCCACCCAAGAagaccatcaccactgcctctgagggtctacattcgcaggaagctggagtcaggaggtggggctgggactcaaacccaggccctctgatggggGGTGTGGGAGTCTCGTGGGGACTGGTCTGGTCTGCATTCTCAGCAGGAGGCCAAAGCCGGTGTCCCCACTCCGTGCCCCCGATTTGAAAGGAGGCCTAAAACTGGCCAGCGGTGGGATGTCCACACTGCCAGGAAGTGCACGGGCCTGAGAGGCCCACAGGTTCAAGCTCACCCGGGGTAAGACAGCTTTCAAAGGGCCGGGAGGAGCAGGGTTTGCCAAACCAGCACCTCGGCGAGGGTGCAGCCTGGGGCCTGACCAGGGGCCCAGCCTCAGAGCACCAAGGAGGAACAGCCCTGCGGTGACTGCTGGCTGAAGGGCAGCTCTGCCCCTCTTGGTGAGGTGCCCATCCGTGAAATGGGGAGGAGCCCAGTGAGGGGGATGTGGCGGCACAGCCTGGGTCCTTGGAGGTCACTCAACAAACGCTCAGCCCTGACACCCACGCACCTGCTGGTTTACCTCCAAGGGAAGTCGACAAATGTCCCCTTTCGTGTCAAGAGATCTCtgtgccctcagctcccaggctggCATGAGTCTAGTCCCAAGCACTACTGGGAGGGGACAAGGAAGGGCTCCCCTTTTCTGTGGTCTGAGGACAGTGGGATATTCTTGGTCCCTCACGGCCACTCGCTGTCCCTCCACCTCAGTCACTGGGGGCTGGGGTCTTGGTCTCTCCACGGAGTGTCTGCAGGGTCACGgaccctgctgccctgggccagcTTCCCACGGCACATGGCTGGAGTCCTGGGCTTTGTCCTTCCTGGGGCACTGGGGGATGGGGCGGCAGCGAGGTTATTTCGGCttctgcacctgggccatcactgaGCCGAGGGAGGGGCTTGGCTGCCGGCTTCCAGCATTGAGGTGAGACAGGGCTGTGACACGGAGCACAAGCCAGCCTCTCCGTGTGTtaccctgggacacagcacaaGCCAGCAGAGGAGCTGTCCTGCCCTTCTCCTCTGATAATCAGTGTTGTTATCCAAACACTGGCCATGGCCTTGCCTGCCCCTGCTTCACCcagacctccccaccccctcccccacgaacccctcttcctccccccttgAGTGTTCCAAGCACCCTGCTCATCTCTACACAAAAGGCACCTCTACCCCAACCAGCTGCTCAGCAAGCAATGCGTGTTGTTTGCAGGAACACAAAGCAGTTACTCCCCCCCATCCCCCACTCTCCATGTATTGACTGTGTGAGGTAGGGGAGCCACCGGCCACAGCCTCAGGACACAGGGGGAAGACCACCGCACTAATGCCCAATGTAACACAGCTCAGATGCCTGGCTGGAAGGGTGGGGGTGGTCCCAGGGTCCACCTGGCCTGGTCTGTCATGGAAAGGGTGGAATGCGCAGCTCTCTCCACTAGGTGGCACCCACGGCATCGTTTTTCCGTCTTGAAAGCTTGCCACTTTTCACACCGCGATGTCAAGTGTACGAAGGTCCTACCTGAGTCCTGTGGCATTTGTAGGAGCTGCCAAGTTGCCTCCCCCTTGGGGGTCGTGCtgggtagggggagagagggacCTGCTGCAGTGGTGGGGTGTGCCCCGCCTGGCCTCCCCGCAGGCCTGAACCCTGCATCCCACCGAGGCGGTaagacctccccctccctcctgtcctcctGCTGACTCCCGGGGCCCCAGGCCTGCACCCTGGGCTTCGGCTGTCAGGTTTCCTTCTGTTCCTTtagctccctgctcctggtgcCTCTCACTCAAGGAGCCTtgggactggaggaggagccccTCAGGTCCCCCGGCTGCATGGCAcacctctcccccacccagctcctggaTCAGCTTGGCCTGTGCACATCTCCCCAGGGGCGGGCCTTGCCCGGTGCAGGGAGATACCCACATGGCCCCTCGGTGTCTTTCTTACTCCTGTCCTGGGtcatttaaaaagagatttatttgaaaggcagagagagagagagagagagaatcttccatctgctggttcactccccccagatggccacaacacctgggtctgtgccaggctgaagccaagagccaggaactctgtcggggtctcccacatgggtggcagggacccaggcacttgggccaccgtctgctgccttccctggagcatgagcagggagctggatagaagtagaacagccgggactcaggcCAGTGCCTccgtatgggatgtgagtgtcccaagggACAGCTtattctgctgtgccacaaggcccggCCCCACACCCCAGGTCGTTGTCCTCAAGCTAGGACCCAGCTTTTGGCCTCGTCTGGAGCAAGGCAAACGTTCCCTGACTCCTTACGGGcagagccctgccctgctggcctCAGGGTCCCTCAAGGCAGCTCGCCGTGACGTGCTTGCGGTTTACTGCGTTGCTGGTGAGAAGGCTCCCTTGACTTCCTACGATTGAATGTTGCTGGGATTTACGGTGGGACCCACCTCAGCCTCAGTGAGGCCCACGGCTGGGGTTTGTCACAAACTGCTCTAACCGAAAGCCACTGTCCTGACTTTGGGAGAGTCACCTTGACCTCTCTGGGCCggccactgcctcctgggccagAAGGGGAGGGCAGCTGCACCAGCTGCAGCCAGAACCAGACATTAGCCTCAGGTGCCCTTGACTGGGCTGATAGGAAGCATCTAGAATCTGGAGCCCCTGGAGGGAGGGGATAGAGTTGGCCCTGCGCTCCTCGGAGGCGGCCAGACTCCTCCCTGACCACCGCCGGCCTGCTCTCCCTGGgcagctgcaggccctgcccaTGACCCTCAGGGGCGGCTTCGTATGGGAAgcaggagggcagaggtgggcagCCCCGGGGCTTTGCAGGAACCTGGCACTTCGCCAGGCCACGGGTGCTGTGTTTGGGGCGAGGCGGGGCCTTGAGAGCTTTCCTTCCAGGAGCCAAGCCCGGGGACCACCCCAGCAGGGTGGGAAAGATGCTAGAATGGGCTCaggcctgggggctgctgggtTGCACCTGCTGTGGTCCCCGTCAAGACTCAGCGTGAAACGCCACCCTCATGGCGAGGTACTCGGAGGTGAGCGGGCCTTGAAGGCTCCGCTTTTGGAGCCTTTTGGGTTCATGGGTCATCCCAAGGGTGGTGGGTCTGTTCCCAAAGCAAGGCCGGCTGTCTCCTGGCTGTGCCCCTCTCACTGTGTGGCGCCCTGCAGGACAGAGTCCCCGCCTGCAAGAAGGCCCTCCCCGGACGCAGTCCCCCAGCCTTGGCCTTCCGAGCCTCCGATTTGGCCAGCCGAATAAAACGTCCAACAGTGGGATTCGGTGACCGCGACGGAAGGCGGACTAAGACAAGGAGGGAGCGCCATCCCCATGCAGCTGTTTGTTCCCGGGCAAGGAGCTTATTCTGAATCCCCAGTGTCTGTGCTTGTAAAACGGGTGAGAACATACAGCCTACCTTAGAGGGATGTTGGAGCACGGGGCAGGCACGTGGTGGCCACAAGGGTGTCCCCAACAGCATCCGGGAACCTATGAACATGTTACGGCTACGTCTCCCCTTCCCCGGCCCCAGAGTCAGAGACAACGCCTGTAGAAGGTGCTGCTCCAGGTACTGAGCATGTGCAGGGTGACGGTCCTGTCCTTGGGGCACAGGCTCACTACGCTGCGGTACCTATGGCTGGGTGCCTGGTGGCCTCCATCTTCCGGTTCCAACCTGGCCTCACCATCCCCTCCCCacatgccccgccccctcctcctgcaGACCACAagggccctgcccaccctgctgcccttcatttctttttgtttcatagaaatttatttatttgagagcttgtttggaggttctagcaggggagcgcagctactcgtatacccttgaccgaagaccggtcctcctctagcggggatggtcgtcctcttcgaccgagcgcgcagcttcgggagggacgcacatggagcggtgagggaggaaggggacacccgcctagccagccagatcagccgaatcaaccctggcgatcaatggggtgacagatgtcgcagccagatcgccctcacatccgaaatttatttatttgaaaggcagagtgacaaagagagaggatgagaaagagagagagagagagaatcgtccatctggttcactccccaaatagctgcaatagccagggctgggccaggctggaaccaggcacctggaactccagctgtgtctcctacacgggtggcacaggcccaggcacttgggccatcttctgctgccttttgagacacattaacagggaactagattgaaagtggagccagcccagggccagtgctgtggcgtagcgggtaaaggtgctgcctgcaacgccagcatcccacgtgggcattggttcgagtcccggctgctccacttccaatccagctccctgctaacatcctgggaaagcagcagaagatggcccaagtccttgggcccctgcaaccacatgggagacctggatgaagctcctggctcctggctttggcctggcctatctggggagtaaacaaacaaatggaagatctctctctctctctgtaactcttcaaataagtaataaatcttaaccaaaaaaataaaagaagtggagcagtctggtcttgaacccatgcccatatgggatgctgacactgcagactgTCCTCTCCACATCCCTCTGTTTCCACAGTCAAATATGCACTTTCAGCATGCAACAGATATAAAGGAAGACCAGAGTGGAATCCCAGAGACACGCAGCTGGGCAGTGTGCTCCTGCGTCCCCTTCAGCCTGTGCCTTCTGCAATGTCCATCACAGACAGGGCACAGACAGGGCAAGGCGGGcgaggccccgccccaggcctggATTCTCTCGCTGCTGCTCCCAACAGCCTGGCTTGCTGGCCTGAGCCTGGGCTGCCCCATGCTTTGGTGGTCAGCACGGTTGTAGTGGCCACACTGCTCTGTCCGGGAAGGCCCTACCTAGCACACGTGGTTCCCAGCCGCTGCACCCACCCTGCCCGGACGCTCTGGCCACTGGCTGCCAAACCTCCTCTCTGGCATCTTCAGCCGTCCCTGAAGGCCTTCTCTGCCCTCGGGGAGTTTGGTCCGTGTGCCAGGCAGGCCAGACATGCCAGAGTTACTTCTCCAGGGAGTGGCTTTCAGTGGCTGGCTGGTGGGCGGTTGAGGAGTCTATTCCCAGGCCCCCCAACTCCTCGGCTGAGACCACGGAGGCCTGCACTGCCTCAGCAGCACCCCTTGAACCTGAACCTGGGCATCCACGCTGCCGTCTGCTCGCTAGCACCCGCTGCTGGCGGGCCCCCACCCTGTGCCCTTCCCCATggtttccagatctcccactaaGCAGCCTAGATGCCTGCCTCAGGCTCCGCTTCTGGGGCCACCAAGCTAAATGACACCTGTCTGGCTGCGGGGTGGGGCCCTGCTGTGCTGTAGGTGGGTGGGCTCACCCGCCGGGCACTTTAACTCCAGTTCAGCAGCCACCACGGGGGAGCTCGGAACTTTAAAGAAGTGCTTCCGAGCTGCCAACAGGGTCGCACTTCTCTGGGCTAAAtgacttcccttccttcccctacaTCCTAACTCTGTCTGGGACTCGCCGTCCGCCCGCTTCAGCGTTCTGCATCGGCACTGGCGTTTTTCTCGGGACTTGGGAGTGCATCCAGGTGCTGTTTGGTTATGATGTCTGCGGTGACTGCTTTCCTCCTGTGCTTACTGTGATTTTAGAAAATCCAGATTTTCCTTGCAAACACAAGTGAATTATCCAGGTGACCAGTTTTTAAAAGCACCCCCATCTCCCAATTTTTCGTATCCGCCAAGCTTGGCCCCCGTTTCTGGGTTGTgcttggagccagcactggcaCTCCTGCAGGATGGAAGACAGTGACCCGCCCACCGGCCCCCCCCCTCCAACCTCCACCCCCCAGCACAGAGCTCAAAGGTGCTCACTCCTACCTGGGCTGATCTCGAAGAGGTGTTTTCCTGGGTCCTCGGGGCCAGGAAGAAGTTCCGTCACCTGGGTCCCTTGTAGGGAAATAAATCCCTGAAATGGAAGTAGACATAAACACAGAGGGCATGAGACGGCTGGGGAAGGACCCCTGCACGGCAGAGGGGCAGGCTCCCAGGTGCAGTGGGGTAGGCATACAGCAGGCCAGGACTGTCTGGCATAAGGCACGGAAGGCAAGTCCTGCCCGGTCTGGGGTGTCCACCTGCCTTCCCTCTGGCCAGGTGGGCTTTCGAGTGTCAGGGGGACAGAGGGGTGACATGGGGCCCTGTGTGTCACAGACATGTGAGTCTAGCTCTTCTAGATGGAGTCAGCTGCCATGCATGAGGTGCCAGCCTAGACAGCGATACACACGGGGACAGTCACCACTCAGGGGTGGatcccaggaccccagccccacaccccagGCCCCGAGGATACAAAATCCAAGGGTGCTCCATTCTCTTCTACAAACTGCTGGGGTATTTGCAGGTAACCTAAGCACATCTCCCGTAGGCTTTAAATCACCTCCAGGCTACTTGCAATACTTGATACAATGCGAACAGTTAACCATGTTGTTTAGGgagtaatgacaagaaaaatgtccGCCCAGGTCTGTGCAATGAAGAGTGTGGGGGTGTGGATGGGCCTGAGTCCCCAGCCTGCACTTTGGGGACCCCAGTTGCTATGGCCGTACAAGGGGACAGTAACTCTCGCTTCCCGGGAGGGCCACGAGCCTGGCTCCCAGCCGGTGTTACTCACGACTGCCTTGCTGACCCATAGGCCAGGCAGGActtcctctgtcccctcctccgTCTGCAGTCCTGACTCTGACCTCTGCTTGGCCTTGCTCCAATCCCTTCAGGCTCAGCTTTACTCAACTCAAACTGCGGATGGCTTGACTACTCATTTCGGTTCCCGCCAAAGGAAGCccgttattttttaaaaaggtttatttatttgaagaccagagtgacagagagtgagagagagcaggaaagagagagagagagagagcaggagagagagagatcttctatcctctggttcactccacaaatggctgcaacagtgggggctgggccaggctgaagccaggagccaggagctctattcgagtcgcccacatgggtgccagggacccacccttgagccatcatctgctgcctcccaggctcattagcagggaactgaattggaagtggagcagctaggaccagaaccagtgctccATCatgagcagcttaacccactgcaccgcagtgccTACCCTAGGAAGCCTGTCATCAACTCCATCCCAGCAGCCAACGGCCTGCGTTCAAATTCCGGTTCAGCTATAGATAAATCACTTAATTTTCAatattccatttccttatctgtgaaacaGAAAGAATAATAGTATTctgtggggcttttttttttatttgataggtagagttatagacagtgagagagagacagagacaaaggtcttccttccattggttcactctcctaatagctgctacggccagcgcttcgctgatccgaagccaggagttgggtgcttcctcccatgtgggtgcagggacccaagcacctgggccatcctccactgcccttccggggccacagcaaagatctggactggaagaggagcaaccgcaaccgggactagaaccccggggtgccggcgccacaggcagaggattagccaagtgagccacagcgccagccctccgtGGGGCTTTTACAAGCACTATAAAAATTGGtacttggggggctggcactgtggcaaagtggataaagctgctgcctgaattGCTAGCAgcccatgtgtgtgccagttcaagtccccgctgctccatttccaatccagctccctgctctccctgctaatgtgcctgaccaaaaaaaaaaaaaaaaaaaaaaaaaaaaaaacagtggaaggtgggaggcctggaagatctctctctctctctctccctattggtctctttctctctctctgtaactctgactttcaaataaatacctctttaaaaaaaaaaaggaaaaagaattagtGCTTGAGAAACAGCGAGAGCAGGGCTTGGGACAAAGAGAGAACTATGTGTGCTAAGCACCCCTCTGCGATGACTGTGTCAGGGCTCCACCCAGGGAGGCGCACATCTGTGTCTGCATTTACCCAGGtgagggcccaggcacctgctccAGCCAGGTTGCCTCCAGCCCCCTCCTGTGTGCACTCACAGCCGTGCTCCTCTCCTCACACTCCACGGGGGCTGCCACCAGAGCCACGCCAAGATGCCTTTGTCCACTGGAGCAACGTGAAGGCCGGAGAGCATGCTTACCCTCCGATGCCGGCTTTACGAGAAACGACATCCACAAAGCAGACAGCCAGCTGCTAACTGTCGTACTGGATTAGCGGGCACTTTCTTGCTAGGGAACCTGCAGTTCCCAGGCATGAATTAGGCCTGCAGCCCTCGGAGGTGGGAGCATGTGGGTGGGGTCCATCCCTGGCTACGGGGATAGTTGCAGGGGCTTGCTGTCTCAGGAGCCGAGTCTCTTTAATTGTGGCCACTTTGCTTCCTCCTGGGCCTCAAGGTCTGTCTTCCATACAGTGGGAGTAATAGCATTGGCATGGACATTGCTTTCTACTCCAGCTACCCGGGAAAGTTCCTGCTTGCCGACCTGGTACTGTATTCCTGGCTCTTAGCC of the Oryctolagus cuniculus chromosome 15, mOryCun1.1, whole genome shotgun sequence genome contains:
- the ARHGAP22 gene encoding rho GTPase-activating protein 22 isoform X9, translated to MLPTAASKRRTFAARYFTRSKSLVMGEQSRSPGRPPCPHKSGPVLKAGWLKKQRSIMKNWQQRWFVLRGDQLFYYKDKDETKPQGFISLQGTQVTELLPGPEDPGKHLFEISPGSRMLLGTPLWPPRACPVLQHPSKVGCMFSPVLQAQTLGIQNKLLAREQTAAWGWRSLLVLVRLPSRSPNPTVGRFIRLAKSEARKAKAGGLRPGRAFLQAGTLSCRAPHSERGTARRQPALLWEQTHHPWDDP